In one window of Pseudobdellovibrionaceae bacterium DNA:
- a CDS encoding peroxiredoxin has product MPIIGQPAPQFTAPAVVDGGDFKDISLSDYKGKWVVLFFYPLDFTFVCPTEITQFRDHLGKFKEAGAEVIGVSVDSVHSHARWIKDDLKDLGYPLIGDITKQLSRDYGVLLQDSGIATRGTFVIDPEGNIQYMGIHNLNVGRDAGEILRVVNALKTGELCGAGWKPGDGFVNAN; this is encoded by the coding sequence GGCCAACCAGCTCCTCAGTTCACTGCACCTGCCGTTGTGGACGGAGGCGATTTTAAAGATATCAGTCTTTCTGACTACAAGGGCAAGTGGGTTGTCTTGTTTTTTTATCCTCTGGATTTCACTTTTGTTTGCCCCACTGAAATCACCCAATTTCGAGATCACTTGGGTAAGTTCAAAGAGGCGGGTGCCGAAGTGATCGGTGTAAGTGTGGACTCTGTGCACTCGCATGCACGCTGGATTAAAGACGATTTGAAAGACCTTGGTTATCCACTCATTGGTGATATCACTAAGCAACTGTCACGAGACTATGGCGTTTTGTTGCAGGATTCGGGTATTGCCACGCGGGGTACATTCGTTATTGATCCTGAAGGTAATATTCAATACATGGGCATTCACAACCTCAATGTCGGGCGAGATGCTGGAGAAATTCTCCGCGTGGTCAATGCCTTAAAAACAGGAGAATTGTGTGGAGCGGGCTGGAAACCTGGTGATGGATTTGTAAACGCCAACTAA